The Sebastes umbrosus isolate fSebUmb1 chromosome 4, fSebUmb1.pri, whole genome shotgun sequence genome has a window encoding:
- the gabarapl2 gene encoding gamma-aminobutyric acid receptor-associated protein-like 2, translated as MKWMFKEDHSLEHRCVESAKIRNKYPDRVPVIVEKVSGSQIVDIDKRKYLVPSDITVAQFMWIIRKRIQLPSEKAIFLFVDKTVPQSSLTMGQLYDKEKDEDGFLYVAYSGENTFGYKAFYTTRG; from the exons ATGAAAtggatgtttaaagaggaccaTTCCCTCG AGCACCGATGTGTGGAGTCAGCCAAAATACGCAACAAATATCCTGACAGAGTACCG GTGATAGTGGAGAAAGTTTCGGGCTCTCAGATAGTGGACATTGATAAGAGGAAGTACCTGGTGCCCTCTGACATCACAGTGGCCCAGTTCATGTGGATCATCAGGAAACGCATCCAGTTGCCTTCAGAGAAAGCCATCTTCCTCTTTGTCGATAAAACTGTCCCCCAATCCAG TCTGACTATGGGCCAGCTGTACGATAAGGAGAAGGACGAGGACGGCTTTCTGTACGTGGCCTACAGCGGAGAAAACACCTTTGGTTACAAGGCCTTTTATACAACAAGGGGTtaa
- the adat1 gene encoding tRNA-specific adenosine deaminase 1, which translates to MVNADEIAKLCFERFQQLPRRGKPEPGREWTLLAAVLRVTRCADSDTVQREVVSLGTGTKCIGRTAMSPKGEILNDSHAEVIARRGCIRYLIQELHRAVSGGDSSVFCQADQRGKWRLQPGISFLFFTSHTPCGDAAIIPMIDSQSQPCPPVTSVKGHEGTDGRGDLKREAEEPSEGKNTKLPRLEEQRTGETNLEDRGDTKQSFLSKSSSSEDPSQSHSAKTPVEAVSLDSAQLEIETRGPSDDAGLLPQVPDIHRTGAKCVSGGEADLLHPGVGYHSTGVLRVKPGRGEPTLSLSCSDKLARWGVLGFQGALLSHYLQEALYFSTVVVGKCPYSQEVMQRALVTRCSHVSDLPAGFSVCPPVLLQSSLEFPFSQAQTKLRHQAGRGRISPCGAAISWCNVTEQPLDVTANGYKHGVTKKALGTAKVRSLLCKLELFHSFLSLVAATDPSALPDSLRRTELQTYWDYKQASQLYQQAWQQLHRQAFPLWPRSDRDLLLFH; encoded by the exons ATGGTGAACGCGGATGAAATCGCTAAATTGTGCTTCGAGCGTTTCCAGCAGCTCCCCCGCAGAGGGAAGCCTGAGCCGGGCAGAGAGTGGACCCTGCTGGCCGCGGTGCTCAGAGTCACCCGGTGTGCTGACTCTGATACAG ttCAGAGGGAGGTTGTCTCCCTGGGAACTGGGACCAAATGCATTGGACGGACAGCTATGAGTCCCaaag GTGAAATACTTAATGACAGCCATGCAGAAGTCATTGCTAGGAGGGGATGTATCAG gtaCCTGATCCAGGAGCTGCACAGGGCAGTGAGTGGTGGGGACAGCTCTGTGTTTTGTCAGGCGGATCAGCGGGGGAAGTGGAGGCTTCAGCCAGGaatttccttcctcttctttaCCAGTCACACTCCCT GTGGTGACGCTGCCATCATCCCCATGATTGACAGCCAGTCTCAGCCCTGCCCTCCTGTCACATCTGTAAAGGGCCACGAAGGAACTGATGGAAGAGGAGACCTGAAAAGGGAGGCTGAGGAACCAAGTGAAGGAAAAAACACTAAACTGCCCCGTCTGGAGGAACAGAGGACAGGGGAGACCAATCtagaggacagaggagacacaaaacaatccTTCCTTTCAAAATCATCTAGCAGTGAAGATCCATCACAGAGTCACTCTGCAAAAACGCCCGTGGAAGCTGTCTCACTAGATTCAGCACAGCTGGAGATAGAAACCAGAGGCCCCTCTGACGATGCAGGACTGCTTCCACAGGTCCCAGACATTCACAGAACAGGGGCCAAGTGTGTCTCGGGCGGCGAGGCCGACCTTCTGCACCCTGGGGTGGGGTACCACAGCACAGGGGTGCTCCGGGTGAAGCCTGGGCGAGGAGAGCCGACTCTGTCCCTCTCCTGCAGTGACAAGCTGGCCCGCTGGGGGGTGCTGGGCTTCCAGGGTGCACTGCTGTCCCACTACCTGCAGGAGGCGCTCTACTTCAGCACCGTGGTGGTGGGGAAGTGTCCATACAGCCAAGAAGTTATGCAGAGAGCTTTGGTTACAAG GTGCTCCCATGTATCGGACCTCCCTGCTggtttctctgtgtgtccacCTGTGCTGCTCCAGTCCAGCCTGGAGTTCCCCTTCAGCCAGGCCCAGACCAAGCTCCGACACCAGGCCGGACGGGGACGTATCTCCCCCTGTGGAGCAG CTATCAGCTGGTGTAATGTGACTGagcagccactagatgtcactgcCAACGGCTACAAACATGGAGTCACCAAGAAGGCCTTAGGCACAGCTAAAGTCAG GTCTCTTCTGTGTAAACTGGAGCTTTTCCATTCCTTCCTGTCTCTGGTAGCAGCCACTGACCCATCAGCACTTCCCGACTCCCTCAG GAGAACGGAGCTGCAGACTTACTGGGACTACAAGCAGGCATCCCAGTTGTACCAGCAGGCTTGGCAGCAGCTCCACCGCCAGGCCTTCCCTCTGTGGCCACGCAGTGACAGAGATCTCCTGCTCTTCCACTGA